The Kineothrix sp. MB12-C1 genome includes a window with the following:
- a CDS encoding methyl-accepting chemotaxis protein, with product MRYFKLDTINKKISIFIIAIILIALTSVSAVNYIIAKAEITRSNEIILKNVIESSLFEINKNYQSTLEGNGWMTQEEAQAASLRAIRQLHGELQGDSADAVSSATTENASSQENEAAQSGATAEGADAVSGATTEDSASGENVDAVSAATANSHLKDHMLNLGEGGYFFIVNSDGDVIFHPFLDGNILDVETLDGRQVIQEMIQTAKSGGGILTYELGEEVSSISGKKTVYTQYFPHWDWSVAAVIYNDDLFRGSQIILNYNLIALAVILAVSLGLGILMTRRLTRPINMISGILEKVSRGDLTVGKINIKAKDETKVLADSVNLLTDKLNLIIKSMISSSNQLSQFSGELKEAADNVSCMTEEVTASITHMAQFGEEQTQNTVKSVEEVGLLGGDIERTAEAGSKIAQAAEKTMNLKEQGLDSVKELKRASDENDDNSRKMEEIINAINGHSEKIKEIVDIIAGVAEQTNLLALNANIEAARAGEAGRGFAVVAGEVRSLATETARATEGIREKVEEMLRQSEDAVHFVGKNRDGVANINKSVASTEDVFNEMAGELKNLLSDIHGIVGHNQETNKKKDHILGMLKSVTETAEENVSAMENISSAAEEQSMTVNEITGNIAKLSEMSEELDSLINTFQTK from the coding sequence ATGAGATATTTTAAATTAGATACCATAAATAAAAAGATCAGTATTTTTATCATTGCTATTATTCTGATTGCATTGACGAGCGTGTCTGCCGTTAATTATATAATAGCGAAAGCGGAAATTACTCGCTCCAATGAGATTATCTTAAAGAATGTAATTGAATCCAGCCTGTTTGAAATCAATAAGAATTATCAAAGTACATTGGAGGGAAATGGATGGATGACGCAGGAAGAGGCACAGGCCGCTTCTTTGAGAGCTATAAGACAGCTGCACGGGGAGTTGCAAGGAGATTCCGCAGATGCAGTTTCTAGTGCAACGACAGAAAATGCATCTTCACAGGAGAATGAGGCTGCACAATCAGGTGCAACGGCAGAAGGTGCGGATGCGGTATCCGGGGCAACGACAGAAGATTCGGCATCGGGAGAAAATGTGGACGCAGTGTCGGCGGCTACGGCTAACTCACATTTAAAAGATCATATGTTGAATCTGGGAGAAGGAGGATACTTTTTCATTGTTAATTCCGATGGTGATGTTATATTCCATCCTTTTTTAGATGGTAATATTCTGGACGTAGAGACATTAGATGGTAGACAGGTCATTCAGGAAATGATACAGACTGCTAAGAGCGGCGGCGGTATTTTAACTTATGAATTAGGAGAAGAGGTCAGCAGCATATCCGGTAAGAAGACGGTGTATACACAATATTTTCCGCATTGGGATTGGTCGGTTGCGGCAGTGATTTACAATGATGACCTTTTCCGGGGATCTCAGATTATTTTGAACTACAATCTGATAGCGTTAGCTGTTATTCTGGCAGTATCTTTAGGATTAGGTATTTTGATGACGAGAAGGCTGACAAGGCCGATTAATATGATTTCAGGGATTCTGGAAAAGGTGTCCAGAGGGGATTTGACCGTTGGAAAAATCAATATTAAGGCAAAGGATGAGACGAAGGTATTGGCGGATTCTGTGAATCTCCTGACGGATAAACTGAATCTCATCATTAAGTCGATGATTTCTTCCAGCAATCAACTAAGCCAGTTTTCAGGGGAGTTGAAGGAGGCTGCGGATAACGTTTCTTGTATGACCGAAGAAGTAACGGCTTCCATTACCCATATGGCGCAGTTCGGTGAGGAACAGACGCAGAATACGGTAAAGAGTGTGGAAGAAGTTGGCTTGCTGGGTGGAGATATCGAACGGACGGCTGAAGCCGGAAGTAAGATAGCACAGGCTGCAGAAAAGACTATGAACTTAAAAGAACAAGGGCTTGATTCTGTGAAGGAGCTGAAAAGGGCAAGCGATGAAAATGACGATAATTCCAGGAAGATGGAAGAGATTATCAATGCAATTAACGGACATTCCGAGAAGATAAAGGAAATCGTAGATATTATCGCCGGTGTTGCAGAACAGACGAATCTACTGGCCTTGAATGCCAATATTGAGGCAGCGAGAGCCGGAGAGGCAGGAAGAGGCTTTGCGGTAGTTGCCGGTGAGGTCCGCAGTTTGGCGACCGAAACTGCAAGAGCAACGGAAGGCATCAGGGAGAAAGTGGAGGAGATGCTGAGACAATCAGAAGATGCAGTGCACTTCGTTGGCAAGAACCGGGACGGTGTGGCGAATATTAATAAGTCAGTGGCTTCTACAGAAGATGTTTTCAATGAAATGGCTGGAGAATTAAAGAATCTTCTTTCCGATATCCACGGAATCGTCGGACATAATCAGGAGACGAACAAGAAGAAGGATCATATTCTAGGAATGTTGAAAAGTGTGACGGAGACAGCGGAAGAAAATGTATCTGCTATGGAGAATATTTCTTCGGCCGCGGAAGAGCAGTCCATGACAGTGAATGAAATTACGGGAAATATAGCTAAATTGAGCGAAATGTCAGAGGAATTGGACAGTTTGATCAATACGTTCCAGACGAAATAG